The following proteins are co-located in the Phyllostomus discolor isolate MPI-MPIP mPhyDis1 chromosome 1, mPhyDis1.pri.v3, whole genome shotgun sequence genome:
- the SOWAHB gene encoding ankyrin repeat domain-containing protein SOWAHB isoform X2, with protein sequence MARELSQEALLDFLCQAGGRVANAALVSHFKSFLRDPDASPSQHKRRRELFKGFVNSVAAVRQDPDGTKYVVLKKKYRDLLGEEGLQRPGDRHAAAAAAAGGAAPCSPPSERREETPPQQQLPRRRRREKEQEEEPAGAAALAADPGCNGLPAGGAGLAARGGGGLRRGSRHRAQVGAKGAAAETQGRCSWESLQNGSGELPRPPPLPRALQDPATAGKETARAPAVQDDCGAPRREREGAPTEPAPVPTEPLSPPPTVEATGSGASQPAPSSSPPSPRNPQALWTPGDLHYSMQQQQQQQQQQRTREWVARHPHIPEARDQGPIRAWSVLPDNFPSELGFRVPEPTSAPLDPSLCPHSHPPAVPESWPGNPPVTVFRSIRCQLSLQELDDFVDQENHSSEESSSGPRESPGGSEEGLHGAPGTPDWRKLRNSSACLSPKEVSSSRSPQGLRNRDDGHASQQVPTGANSLVGHSQETSPWPAPKLRRSLRRSSRARRAKSFSSDEECLEENLLQRSRRPPRSRKPSKAGAAASSPRVDAALIPKPADVKAAVSEKGRLHSLWPPGRQELAALVPHRPAEHRSCAVPLDAREHEWIVKLATGSWIQVLALFWEDPQLALHKDFLTGYTALHWIAKHGNLRALQDLVSGTQKAGIALDVNVKSSCGYTPLHLAAIHGHQGVMKLLVQGLASRVNVRDSSGKKPWQYLSSNTSGEIWQLLGAPRGKPIFPVYPLVRSSSPTRKAKGRDITKTVSRKASLAALLKSQHHKWKLANQYEKLPAPREREEYSD encoded by the exons ATGGCCCGGGAGTTGAGCCAGGAGGCACTACTGGACTTTCTGTGCCAGGCGGGGGGCCGAGTGGCCAACGCCGCCTTGGTGAGCCACTTCAAGAGCTTTCTCCGAGACCCGGACGCGTCCCCCAGCCAGCACAAGCGCCGCCGCGAGCTCTTCAAGGGCTTTGTCAACTCAGTAGCCGCAGTGCGCCAGGACCCCGACGGCACCAAGTACGTGGTACTTAAGAAGAAGTACAGGGACcttttgggggaggaggggctgcagcgACCCGGAGACCGCcacgcggccgccgccgccgctgcaggTGGAGCTGCGCCCTGCTCCCCGCCCAGCGAGCGCCGAGAGGAGACGCCGCCGCAGCAGCAGCTGCCTAGGCGGCGGCGGCGCGAAAAGGAGCAAGAGGAGGAACCGGCAGGTGCCGCAGCCCTAGCGGCCGACCCAGGTTGCAATGGACTCCCGGCCGGCGGCGCCGGGCTGGCGGCCCGGGGAGGCGGCGGGCTAAGACGCGGCTCCCGTCACAGGGCGCAG GTCGGTGCGAAAGGCGCGGCGGCGGAGACGCAGGGCCGCTGCTCCTGGGAAAGTCTCCAGAACGGCTCCGGGGAGCTCCcccggccgccgccgctgccccGTGCACTCCAGGACCCCGCCACCGCTGGGAAGGAGACGGCGCGGGCTCCGGCTGTCCAAGATGACTGCGGGGCTCCCAGGCGGGAGCGGGAAGGCGCTCCCACTGAGCCCGCGCCGGTGCCTACagagcccctctctcctcctccaaccGTCGAGGCTACTGGGAGCGGGGCTTCCCAGCCCGCCCCCTCGTCCAGCCCTCCTTCTCCCCGCAATCCGCAGGCGCTGTGGACCCCGGGCGATCTGCATTATTccatgcagcagcagcagcaacagcagcagcagcaacgcACTCGAGAATGGGTGGCCAGACATCCCCACATCCCCGAGGCCCGGGACCAGGGCCCCATCAGAGCCTGGTCAGTGTTGCCTGACAACTTCCCCTCGGAGCTGGGATTCAGGGTCCCAGAACCTACTTCGGCGCCTTTAGACCCCTCTCTTTGCCCCCATTCTCACCCTCCGGCTGTTCCGGAATCCTGGCCCGGGAACCCTCCAGTGACAGTCTTTCGTAGCATTCGTTGTCAGCTGTCCCTCCAAGAACTGGATGACTTTGTGGACCAGGAGAACCACAGCAGTGAGGAGAGCAGCAGTGGGCCCAGAGAGTCCCCTGGGGGTTCTGAAGAGGGGCTGCACGGTGCCCCGGGAACCCCGGATTGGAGAAAGCTCAGGAATTCATCTGCCTGCCTTTCTCCAAAGGAGGTCAGCTCCAGCAGGAGCCCTCAGGGCCTCAGGAACAGAGACGATGGGCATGCCTCTCAGCAGGTCCCAACAGGGGCTAATAGCCTTGTAGGCCACTCGCAGGAGACTTCGCCCTGGCCAGCTCCCAAGCTAAGGAGATCGCTCAGGAGGAGCTCTCGGGCCCGAAGAGCCAAATCCTTCTCCTCTGATGAGGAGTGTCTTGAGGAGAACTTGCTGCAAAGGAGTCGGCGCCCACCACGGTCCAGGAAACCCTCCAAGGCAGGAGCGGCAGCATCCAGCCCCAGGGTGGATGCTGCTTTGATACCCAAACCTGCTGACGTTAAGGCGGCTGTTTCGGAGAAGGGTCGGCTGCACAGCTTGTGGCCCCCAGGTAGGCAGGAGCTTGCAGCCTTGGTCCCGCACAGACCTGCTGAGCACAGGTCGTGTGCGGTCCCTCTAGATGCCAGGGAGCATGAATGGATTGTGAAGCTTGCCACTGGCTCTTGGATTCAGGTGTTGGCTTTGTTCTGGGAGGATCCCCAGCTGGCTCTGCACAAGGACTTCTTAACTGGGTACACTGCTTTGCACTGGATAGCCAAACATGGTAACCTCAGAGCCCTTCAGGACTTGGTCTCGGGCACCCAGAAAGCAGGCATTGCTCTCGATGTAAATGTGAAGTCCAGTTGTGGGTATACCCCTCTGCACCTTGCAGCTATTCATGGCCACCAGGGAGTCATGAAATTGCTAGTGCAAGGGTTGGCTTCTCGGGTCAATGTCCGGGACAGCAGTGGGAAGAAGCCGTGGCAGTATCTGTCTAGTAATACCTCTGGAGAAATATGGCAGCTCCTGGGAGCCCCTCGGGGCAAGCCTATATTTCCTGTCTATCCCTTAGTCCGAAGCTCTTCCCCTACCAGGAAGGCCAAGGGCCGGGACATAACTAAAACTGTCAGCCGAAAGGCTTCCTTGGCTGCATTACTCAAAAGTCAGCACCACAAATGGAAATTGGCCAACCAGTATGAGAAACTCCCCGCTCCGAGGGAAAGAGAAGAGTACAGTGACTAA
- the SOWAHB gene encoding ankyrin repeat domain-containing protein SOWAHB isoform X1 → MARELSQEALLDFLCQAGGRVANAALVSHFKSFLRDPDASPSQHKRRRELFKGFVNSVAAVRQDPDGTKYVVLKKKYRDLLGEEGLQRPGDRHAAAAAAAGGAAPCSPPSERREETPPQQQLPRRRRREKEQEEEPAGAAALAADPGCNGLPAGGAGLAARGGGGLRRGSRHRAQVSAAAAADAQVGAKGAAAETQGRCSWESLQNGSGELPRPPPLPRALQDPATAGKETARAPAVQDDCGAPRREREGAPTEPAPVPTEPLSPPPTVEATGSGASQPAPSSSPPSPRNPQALWTPGDLHYSMQQQQQQQQQQRTREWVARHPHIPEARDQGPIRAWSVLPDNFPSELGFRVPEPTSAPLDPSLCPHSHPPAVPESWPGNPPVTVFRSIRCQLSLQELDDFVDQENHSSEESSSGPRESPGGSEEGLHGAPGTPDWRKLRNSSACLSPKEVSSSRSPQGLRNRDDGHASQQVPTGANSLVGHSQETSPWPAPKLRRSLRRSSRARRAKSFSSDEECLEENLLQRSRRPPRSRKPSKAGAAASSPRVDAALIPKPADVKAAVSEKGRLHSLWPPGRQELAALVPHRPAEHRSCAVPLDAREHEWIVKLATGSWIQVLALFWEDPQLALHKDFLTGYTALHWIAKHGNLRALQDLVSGTQKAGIALDVNVKSSCGYTPLHLAAIHGHQGVMKLLVQGLASRVNVRDSSGKKPWQYLSSNTSGEIWQLLGAPRGKPIFPVYPLVRSSSPTRKAKGRDITKTVSRKASLAALLKSQHHKWKLANQYEKLPAPREREEYSD, encoded by the coding sequence ATGGCCCGGGAGTTGAGCCAGGAGGCACTACTGGACTTTCTGTGCCAGGCGGGGGGCCGAGTGGCCAACGCCGCCTTGGTGAGCCACTTCAAGAGCTTTCTCCGAGACCCGGACGCGTCCCCCAGCCAGCACAAGCGCCGCCGCGAGCTCTTCAAGGGCTTTGTCAACTCAGTAGCCGCAGTGCGCCAGGACCCCGACGGCACCAAGTACGTGGTACTTAAGAAGAAGTACAGGGACcttttgggggaggaggggctgcagcgACCCGGAGACCGCcacgcggccgccgccgccgctgcaggTGGAGCTGCGCCCTGCTCCCCGCCCAGCGAGCGCCGAGAGGAGACGCCGCCGCAGCAGCAGCTGCCTAGGCGGCGGCGGCGCGAAAAGGAGCAAGAGGAGGAACCGGCAGGTGCCGCAGCCCTAGCGGCCGACCCAGGTTGCAATGGACTCCCGGCCGGCGGCGCCGGGCTGGCGGCCCGGGGAGGCGGCGGGCTAAGACGCGGCTCCCGTCACAGGGCGCAGGTATCCGCAGCTGCGGCGGCAGATGCCCAGGTCGGTGCGAAAGGCGCGGCGGCGGAGACGCAGGGCCGCTGCTCCTGGGAAAGTCTCCAGAACGGCTCCGGGGAGCTCCcccggccgccgccgctgccccGTGCACTCCAGGACCCCGCCACCGCTGGGAAGGAGACGGCGCGGGCTCCGGCTGTCCAAGATGACTGCGGGGCTCCCAGGCGGGAGCGGGAAGGCGCTCCCACTGAGCCCGCGCCGGTGCCTACagagcccctctctcctcctccaaccGTCGAGGCTACTGGGAGCGGGGCTTCCCAGCCCGCCCCCTCGTCCAGCCCTCCTTCTCCCCGCAATCCGCAGGCGCTGTGGACCCCGGGCGATCTGCATTATTccatgcagcagcagcagcaacagcagcagcagcaacgcACTCGAGAATGGGTGGCCAGACATCCCCACATCCCCGAGGCCCGGGACCAGGGCCCCATCAGAGCCTGGTCAGTGTTGCCTGACAACTTCCCCTCGGAGCTGGGATTCAGGGTCCCAGAACCTACTTCGGCGCCTTTAGACCCCTCTCTTTGCCCCCATTCTCACCCTCCGGCTGTTCCGGAATCCTGGCCCGGGAACCCTCCAGTGACAGTCTTTCGTAGCATTCGTTGTCAGCTGTCCCTCCAAGAACTGGATGACTTTGTGGACCAGGAGAACCACAGCAGTGAGGAGAGCAGCAGTGGGCCCAGAGAGTCCCCTGGGGGTTCTGAAGAGGGGCTGCACGGTGCCCCGGGAACCCCGGATTGGAGAAAGCTCAGGAATTCATCTGCCTGCCTTTCTCCAAAGGAGGTCAGCTCCAGCAGGAGCCCTCAGGGCCTCAGGAACAGAGACGATGGGCATGCCTCTCAGCAGGTCCCAACAGGGGCTAATAGCCTTGTAGGCCACTCGCAGGAGACTTCGCCCTGGCCAGCTCCCAAGCTAAGGAGATCGCTCAGGAGGAGCTCTCGGGCCCGAAGAGCCAAATCCTTCTCCTCTGATGAGGAGTGTCTTGAGGAGAACTTGCTGCAAAGGAGTCGGCGCCCACCACGGTCCAGGAAACCCTCCAAGGCAGGAGCGGCAGCATCCAGCCCCAGGGTGGATGCTGCTTTGATACCCAAACCTGCTGACGTTAAGGCGGCTGTTTCGGAGAAGGGTCGGCTGCACAGCTTGTGGCCCCCAGGTAGGCAGGAGCTTGCAGCCTTGGTCCCGCACAGACCTGCTGAGCACAGGTCGTGTGCGGTCCCTCTAGATGCCAGGGAGCATGAATGGATTGTGAAGCTTGCCACTGGCTCTTGGATTCAGGTGTTGGCTTTGTTCTGGGAGGATCCCCAGCTGGCTCTGCACAAGGACTTCTTAACTGGGTACACTGCTTTGCACTGGATAGCCAAACATGGTAACCTCAGAGCCCTTCAGGACTTGGTCTCGGGCACCCAGAAAGCAGGCATTGCTCTCGATGTAAATGTGAAGTCCAGTTGTGGGTATACCCCTCTGCACCTTGCAGCTATTCATGGCCACCAGGGAGTCATGAAATTGCTAGTGCAAGGGTTGGCTTCTCGGGTCAATGTCCGGGACAGCAGTGGGAAGAAGCCGTGGCAGTATCTGTCTAGTAATACCTCTGGAGAAATATGGCAGCTCCTGGGAGCCCCTCGGGGCAAGCCTATATTTCCTGTCTATCCCTTAGTCCGAAGCTCTTCCCCTACCAGGAAGGCCAAGGGCCGGGACATAACTAAAACTGTCAGCCGAAAGGCTTCCTTGGCTGCATTACTCAAAAGTCAGCACCACAAATGGAAATTGGCCAACCAGTATGAGAAACTCCCCGCTCCGAGGGAAAGAGAAGAGTACAGTGACTAA